A single genomic interval of Magnetospirillum sp. 15-1 harbors:
- a CDS encoding TetR/AcrR family transcriptional regulator: MAIPRQGSPAFPNRAAQRELKLEALYECAAGAFTEKGFHGTSLDDIATALGISKPALYRYVPNKQALLYRLHCLSLDAAEAAVTEGEASPADGVERLRIALYLYIRSLTASSSACLVLMEEGTMTGAENEAILARRRAFEGRFRALVADGIADGSIVPCDPKLAVFSVLGAGNWVSRWFRAGGARSGDDIARAMSRQLARGLASDPSRYLLE, encoded by the coding sequence ATGGCAATTCCCAGGCAGGGCAGCCCGGCCTTTCCCAACCGCGCCGCCCAGCGGGAACTGAAGCTCGAGGCCCTGTATGAATGTGCCGCCGGCGCCTTCACCGAAAAGGGCTTTCACGGCACGTCGCTGGACGACATCGCCACCGCCCTGGGGATTTCCAAGCCGGCGCTCTACCGTTATGTCCCTAATAAGCAGGCTCTCTTGTACCGGCTGCACTGCCTGTCCCTGGACGCGGCCGAGGCGGCGGTGACCGAGGGCGAGGCCAGTCCGGCCGATGGCGTCGAGCGGCTGCGCATCGCGCTCTATCTCTACATCCGCTCGCTGACCGCCTCGTCCAGCGCCTGTCTGGTGCTGATGGAGGAGGGCACCATGACCGGCGCCGAGAACGAGGCCATCCTGGCCCGGCGCCGCGCCTTCGAGGGCCGCTTCCGCGCTCTGGTCGCCGACGGCATCGCCGATGGCTCCATCGTGCCGTGTGATCCCAAGCTGGCGGTGTTCAGCGTCCTGGGAGCGGGCAATTGGGTGTCGCGCTGGTTCAGGGCGGGCGGAGCGCGCTCGGGCGACGACATCGCCCGTGCCATGAGCCGGCAACTGGCCCGTGGCCTGGCCTCCGACCCGTCCCGCTATCTCCTGGAATAA
- a CDS encoding ABC transporter substrate-binding protein, producing the protein MSRRQMLTAALGLGLALSAQAARGAETIRIGAPLSFTGPASFLGEPEKKVLEMYIEQINKEGGVLGRKLELITYDDGGQAEKAVGNVKRLIQNDNVDVLIGGTTTATTMAMVPLIERGETPFISLAGAVVVVEPVKKWVFKVSHNDRMAAERVLADMKKRGITKAAIISEDAGFGKSGHDETLKVAKDSGVEIVADEIYSSKDPDVTAQLTKIKNTPGVQAVFNFGLGQGPAIVTKNYRQLGITLPLYQSHGVASKEFIRLAGDAAEGVRLPASGLVVADQLPAADPQKPVVTLFAKTYQAKAATDPSTFAGHAYDALQIVMAAINRAGSTDKAKVRDEIEKTSGYVGTGGIVSMTAADHLGLSLRAFHVVEVKGGSWSLVD; encoded by the coding sequence ATGTCCAGAAGGCAAATGCTCACGGCCGCGCTTGGCCTGGGCCTCGCCCTGTCGGCCCAGGCGGCCCGGGGCGCCGAAACCATCAGAATCGGCGCGCCGCTGTCCTTCACCGGCCCGGCCTCGTTTCTCGGCGAACCCGAGAAGAAGGTCCTCGAGATGTATATCGAGCAGATCAACAAGGAAGGCGGCGTCCTGGGCCGCAAGCTCGAGCTGATCACTTATGACGACGGCGGTCAGGCGGAAAAGGCGGTCGGCAACGTCAAGCGCCTGATCCAGAACGACAATGTGGACGTATTGATCGGCGGCACCACCACCGCCACCACCATGGCCATGGTGCCGCTGATCGAGCGGGGCGAAACCCCCTTCATCTCCCTGGCCGGCGCCGTGGTGGTGGTCGAACCGGTCAAGAAGTGGGTGTTCAAGGTCTCACACAACGACCGCATGGCCGCCGAACGGGTGCTGGCCGACATGAAGAAGCGCGGCATCACCAAGGCGGCGATCATTTCCGAGGATGCCGGCTTCGGCAAATCGGGCCATGACGAGACCCTGAAGGTGGCCAAGGACAGCGGCGTCGAGATCGTCGCCGACGAGATCTATTCGTCCAAGGACCCCGACGTCACCGCCCAGCTTACCAAGATCAAGAATACTCCCGGCGTTCAGGCGGTGTTCAATTTCGGTCTGGGCCAGGGTCCGGCCATCGTCACCAAGAACTACCGCCAGTTGGGCATCACCCTGCCGCTCTACCAGTCCCACGGCGTCGCCTCCAAGGAGTTCATCCGTCTGGCCGGCGATGCCGCCGAAGGGGTCAGGCTGCCGGCCAGCGGACTGGTGGTGGCCGACCAGTTGCCCGCCGCCGACCCGCAAAAGCCGGTGGTCACCCTGTTCGCCAAGACCTATCAGGCCAAGGCCGCCACCGATCCGTCCACCTTCGCCGGCCACGCCTACGACGCGCTGCAGATCGTCATGGCCGCCATCAACCGGGCCGGCTCCACCGACAAGGCCAAGGTCAGGGACGAGATCGAGAAGACGTCGGGTTACGTGGGTACCGGCGGCATCGTATCCATGACCGCCGCCGATCATCTGGGCCTGTCGCTTCGGGCCTTCCATGTCGTCGAGGTGAAAGGTGGGTCCTGGTCCCTGGTGGACTGA